One Dioscorea cayenensis subsp. rotundata cultivar TDr96_F1 chromosome 17, TDr96_F1_v2_PseudoChromosome.rev07_lg8_w22 25.fasta, whole genome shotgun sequence DNA window includes the following coding sequences:
- the LOC120280470 gene encoding uncharacterized protein LOC120280470: protein MAEGTRMKDLTVKIDTMFALMDQRDERLLAIIDQRDSKMTGRVTILEDSLLNISKCLEALQVPKPSITVEPDASLRLDFADENSPIDIEASGKLHPLQNRAVRVDFPLFEGDEVLNWIFRAEQFFTYYRISDPYRLELASIHLDGPVVSWYQMLIKTGTVSCWADLVTALEEDYGPTDYESPEYSLFRLTQEDSVTAYYHKFTALANRVEGVCSKALIACFIGGLKADIQRDIIPLKPMTLPKAASLARLYEKKYSATVPTKKFTYSPDINSSANPSKFNTAVPKTLPLSINNSGPPHNGPTANNSQPFQRISFQEMQVRKAKGLCFNCDEKFTPNHRCVTKRLLLLQWDTKPPDELDPRDADFVVELETAQNQEESTSKLALNAMNSSSLSGTLRFAGTIKGYPIKILLDGGSDDNFIQPRVAQFLHLDIQPASPIKVMVGNGNALQVEGFLPNLTIIVQGNQITVPVYILPIAGTELILVSDVDSEQLELSTASTLSAFPNCTQTLEFSPTMLVSLQNLLLIYQQVFTIPVGLPPSRQCNHRIELLPTAQPVKVKPYRYPHSQNTEIEAQVQQMLFEGLIENSTSPFSSPVLLVKKKDGTWRFCTDYRALNAITVKDAFPIPAVDELLDELGGAKFFSKLDLRSGYHQVLVHPNDRYKTVFRTHHGHFQWLVMPFGLSNAPATFQALMNNIFNFAMRRYVLIFFDDILVYSVDWDTHLQHLEKVLQTLQHNHLYAKFSNCSFGVLEIDYLGHVISDNGVHMDPTKISDIVNWSVPVNVKQLRGFLGISGYYRRFIHHYAKIAHPLADLLKKDNFHWTDQAQKAFEKLKSVIISAPVLQLPDFSKPFVLETDASGKGIGAILSQQNHPIAFY from the exons ATGGCTGAGGGTACGAGGATGAAGGATCTAACTGTGAAGATTGATACCATGTTTGCACTCATGGATCAAAGAGATGAGCGTCTGTTGGCCATCATTGATCAACGGGATTCAAAAATGACTGGGAGGGTAACAATCCTAGAAGACTCTCTGCTTAATATCTCTAAATGTTTGGAAGCTTTACAGGTTCCAAAACCTAGCATCACAGTAGAGCCAGATGCTTCTTTGCGTTTGGATTTTGCAGATGAGAACTCTCCTATTGACATAGAGGCATCGGGTAAATTACATCCTCTCCAGAATCGGGCTGTGCGGGTGGATTTTCCACTATTTGAAGGAGATGAGGTATTGAATTGGATTTTTAGAGCTGAACAATTCTTTACATATTATAGAATTTCAGATCCATATCGATTGGAACTAGCTTCCATTCATTTGGATGGACCAGTGGTGTCTTGGTATCAGATGCTTATCAAAACAGGTACTGTGTCATGTTGGGCTGATTTAGTTACAGCTCTGGAGGAGGATTATGGACCTACAGATTATGAGAGTCCTGAGTATTCACTTTTTAGACTTACTCAAGAGGATTCAGTCACTGCCTATTATCACAAGTTTACTGCATTAGCCAACAGGGTGGAGGGTGTTTGTTCTAAAGCTTTGATAGCTTGCTTTATTGGTGGTCTGAAAGCGGATATTCAACGAGACATTATTCCTTTGAAGCCTATGACTCTTCCTAAGGCTGCCTCTCTGGCTCGCTTGTATGAAAAGAAATATTCTGCTACTGTGCCTACTAAGAAATTTACATATTCTCCTGATATCAATAGCAGTGCCAATCCTAGCAAATTCAACACAGCAGTACCAAAAACTCTTCCACTCTCTATAAATAATTCTGGTCCTCCACACAATGGCCCTACTGCAAACAATTCTCAACCATTCCAGAGGATTAGTTTTCAAGAAATGCAGGTTCGGAAAGCAAAAGGACTATGTTTTAACTGTGATGAAAAATTCACGCCTAATCATAGATGTGTCACCAAGAGATTGTTATTATTACAATGGGACACAAAACCTCCTGATGAATTGGATCCTAGAGATGCTGATTTTGTGGTGGAATTGGAGACTGCACAAAATCAAGAGGAATCTACTTCTAAATTGGCTCTAAATGCTATGAATTCTTCTTCACTCTCGGGGACATTAAGGTTCGCGGGCACTATAAAAGGATATCCAATTAAGATCCTTTTGGATGGAGGAAGTGACGATAACTTCATTCAGCCTCGGGTGGCTCAGTTTTTACATTTGGACATTCAGCCTGCAAGTCCAATTAAAGTTATGGTGGGTAATGGTAATGCTCTTCAGGTTGAAGGATTTCTTCCAAATTTAACTATCATTGTACAGGGAAATCAGATTACAGTACCTGTTTATATTCTGCCAATTGCTGGAACTGAATTGATCTTGG TTTCTGATGTGGACAGTGAACAGTTAGAATTGTCAACAGCTTCTACTCTATCAGCATTTCCGAACTGTACTCAGACTTTGGAATTTTCTCCTACTATGCTTGTTTCTTTACAGAATTTACTCTTAATATATCAACAGGTGTTTACCATTCCAGTGGGTCTGCCCCCTTCAAGACAGTGTAATCATAGAATTGAATTGCTTCCCACTGCTCAACCTGTTAAGGTGAAACCCTACAGGTATCCTCACAGCCAGAATACAGAAATTGAAGCACAAGTTCAACAAATGTTGTTTGAAGGGCTAATTGAAAACAGTACAAGTCCTTTCTCCTCACCTGTATTACtggtaaaaaaaaaggatggaaCTTGGCGTTTTTGCACTGATTATAGGGCATTAAATGCTATCACAGTAAAAGATGCATTCCCTATACCAGCTGTAGATGAACTTCTTGATGAACTGGGTGGTGcaaaattttttagtaaattgGATTTACGCTCAGGTTACCATCAAGTTTTGGTGCATCCTAATGACAGGTATAAGACTGTTTTTCGTACCCATCATGGACATTTTCAGTGGTTGGTCATGCCATTTGGGCTCTCTAATGCCCCAGCAACTTTTCAAGCTCTAATGAATAATATCTTCAATTTTGCTATGAGGAGGTATGTACTAATATTCTTTGATGATATATTGGTATATAGTGTGGATTGGGACACTCATTTGCAACATTTGGAGAAAGTTTTACAGACATTACAACACAATCACTTGTATGCCAAATTCAGTAATTGCAGTTTTGGGGTGTTAGAGATTGACTATTTAGGTCATGTTATATCTGATAATGGTGTACACATGGACCCTACCAAAATTTCAGATATTGTAAATTGGTCAGTACCTGTTAATGTCAAGCAACTGAGAGGATTCTTGGGCATTAGTGGTTACTATAGAAGGTTTATACATCACTATGCTAAAATTGCTCATCCTTTGGCTGACCTTCTCAAGAAGGATAATTTCCATTGGACAGATCAAGCTCAGAAGGcatttgaaaaattgaaatcGGTGATAATTTCAGCCCCAGTTTTGCAGTTACCGGATTTTTCTAAACCTTTTGTGCTAGAAACAGATGCCTCGGGTAAAGGCATTGGAGCAATTTTAAGTCAGCAAAATCATCCTATTGccttctattaa
- the LOC120280875 gene encoding nuclear poly(A) polymerase 1-like: MGSSGLAKKTNGYLGVTEPISWSGPSEVDVLKTQELEKFLSDAGLYESQEEAVSREEVLGRLDQIVKVWIKNVSRARGFSEQFVQEANAKIFTFGSYRLGVHGPGADIDTLCMGPKHATREEDFFVELHNMLAEMPEVSELHPVPDAHVPVMGFKFNGVSIGLLYASLSLWVIPEDSDISVDSILQNADEQTGRSLNGCRVTDQIVRLVPNIQSFRTTLRCMRLWAKRRGIYSNVAGFLGGINWALPVARICQLYPNALPSMLVSHFFRVFTQWQWPNPVMLYVTLKRGLLVFLFGIHEGI, translated from the exons ATGGGGAGCTCTGGATTGGCGAAGAAGACCAACGGGTACCTTGGCGTCACTGAGCCAATCTCTTGGAGCGGGCCTTCTGAAGTTGATGTTTTGAAGACCCAGGAACTCGAAAAG TTTCTTTCGGATGCTGGATTGTATGAGAGCCAGGAAGAAGCTGTTTCTAGAGAAGAAGTTCTGGGGAGATTGGACCAG ATTGTGAAAGTTTGGATCAAGAACGTTAGCAGGGCCAGAGGATTCAGTGAGCAGTTTGTTCAAGAGGCTAATGCCAAGATCTTTACTTTTGGTTCCTATCGTCTTGGG GTGCATGGACCTGGTGCAGATATAGATACATTGTGTATGGGACCTAAACATGCAACTAGAGAG GAAGACTTTTTTGTGGAACTTCATAATATGTTAGCAGAGATGCCAGAAGTATCAGAACTGCATCCTGTGCCTGATGCTCACGTACCTGTTATGGGGTTCAAGTTTAATGGTGTCTCCATAGGTCTTCTTTATGCAAGCCTTTCACTTTGGGTCATTCCTGAA GACTCAGATATCTCTGTAGACTCTATATTACAGAATGCTGATGAACAAACTGGTCGCAGTTTGAATGGTTGCAGGGTTACTGATCAAATTGTAAGATTGGTGCCAAACATTCAG AGTTTTCGCACAACACTGAGATGCATGAGACTTTGGGCAAAACGCCGTGGCATTTATTCAAAT GTTGCAGGTTTTCTTGGCGGTATTAACTGGGCATTGCCTGTTGCTCGTATATGCCAGTTATACCCAAATGCACTGCCAAGTATGTTGGTATCTCACTTTTTCAGGGTTTTTACCCAGTGGCAATGGCCAAATCCTGTAATGTTATATGTAACATTGAAGAGGGGTCTCTTGGTCTTCCTGTTTGGGATCCATGAAGGAATCTAA